One window of Mycoplasma parvum str. Indiana genomic DNA carries:
- a CDS encoding ribonuclease HIII: protein MKYSFLEPEAGSDESGKGDFFGGLHIAITFLEVEDYLKLQKENLLPKINDSKLLSDANVYYLAPKLKEILRNNIISISFGAKEYNRLYSEFKNLNILLSYAHNIVWSSLKEKLLQKNKTMPKKTIIDQFCPKEKYIQYLKNISIEVENINIFQTKAESKFLSCAISSIISRFNFLEEISELSKKLLYELPLGASNKVIESYKELSIKKGFKAEMCCKTHFKTIKKAVI, encoded by the coding sequence TTGAAATATTCTTTTCTAGAGCCAGAAGCTGGCTCTGATGAGAGCGGTAAGGGAGATTTTTTTGGCGGACTTCACATTGCAATTACTTTTCTTGAAGTGGAGGATTATTTAAAACTTCAAAAAGAAAATTTACTTCCTAAAATAAATGATTCAAAATTATTGAGTGATGCAAATGTTTATTATTTAGCTCCAAAACTTAAAGAAATATTAAGAAATAACATTATTTCAATATCTTTTGGGGCTAAAGAATACAATAGGCTTTATTCAGAATTTAAAAATCTAAATATTCTTTTAAGTTATGCTCATAATATTGTTTGATCTTCTTTAAAAGAAAAACTTTTACAAAAAAATAAGACAATGCCTAAAAAAACAATAATTGATCAATTCTGCCCGAAAGAAAAATATATTCAATATTTGAAAAATATTTCTATTGAAGTTGAAAATATAAATATTTTTCAAACTAAAGCAGAAAGTAAATTTCTATCTTGCGCTATTTCTTCAATAATTAGTAGATTTAATTTTTTAGAAGAAATATCAGAATTATCTAAAAAATTACTTTATGAACTCCCTCTGGGAGCTTCAAATAAAGTTATTGAATCTTACAAAGAATTATCTATTAAAAAAGGATTTAAAGCTGAAATGTGCTGTAAAACACATTTCAAAACAATTAAAAAAGCTGTTATTTAA
- the argS gene encoding arginine--tRNA ligase, with amino-acid sequence MILTLKEQLKEALREVLVKKNFTLLLDKIELEESKNSKFGFFSTNLPFLISSTYKKNIEESEQLLLDSLNKHEEIPKIEAVQGYLNFFISSNLIKNFYKSSLKRKKIIAFSNNEENKKTKYFIEIVSANPTGILHIGHIRNGVITDTLSNILEYNNNSVFRAYLINDAGTQIEELIKSIHTFYSFISKGASINLMEHSIKYSGNEIRDCAQAITEKFGHYWELDNEELTQKIKLFAVEFFVNLIKKELDSLSIKVDNWDYESKKCSESALTHLIKKLQDFIYLKDNALWFKTSSFKKEGDEKDDVIVKSDGNLSYFGQDLIYHLYKLEFLGTNGIIINTLAEDHKGHIDRMKAFFSSINVPESLVKYKTTKLSRLIVDGKKIVFSKRENIFLSSEELKEHLSKDEIRWFLCSRDEENELDIDLSKLNNKDYNNPIFYILYAYSRALKITEKINFELDGVELSFEKLDSEIEQSLINSILAVEFHFQKAIQNLKVHIISNYLYSLAKKFHTFYESFSIINDSNRETQLARLALVQLVLRIFKEFLPLFRIVPTALA; translated from the coding sequence GTGATTTTAACTCTTAAGGAGCAATTAAAAGAAGCTCTCAGAGAAGTTTTAGTTAAGAAAAATTTTACTCTCCTATTGGACAAAATTGAGCTAGAAGAATCTAAGAATTCTAAATTTGGATTTTTTAGTACAAATTTACCTTTTCTTATTTCTTCCACTTATAAGAAAAACATCGAAGAAAGTGAACAACTTCTCTTAGATTCATTAAATAAACATGAAGAAATACCAAAAATTGAAGCAGTTCAAGGATATTTAAATTTCTTTATTTCTTCTAATTTAATAAAGAACTTTTATAAATCTTCATTAAAAAGAAAAAAAATAATTGCTTTTTCCAATAATGAAGAAAACAAAAAAACTAAATATTTTATAGAAATAGTATCAGCCAATCCTACAGGAATTCTTCATATAGGACATATTAGAAATGGAGTTATTACTGATACTCTTTCAAATATATTAGAGTACAACAACAACTCAGTATTTAGAGCTTATTTAATAAATGATGCTGGAACTCAAATAGAAGAATTAATTAAATCTATTCATACTTTTTACTCCTTTATATCTAAAGGAGCATCAATTAATTTAATGGAACATAGCATTAAATATTCCGGAAATGAAATAAGAGATTGTGCGCAAGCTATTACTGAAAAATTTGGACACTATTGAGAATTAGATAATGAAGAATTAACGCAAAAAATTAAATTATTTGCAGTTGAATTTTTTGTAAATCTAATTAAAAAAGAATTAGATAGTCTATCTATTAAAGTGGACAATTGAGACTATGAAAGCAAAAAGTGCAGCGAGTCAGCTTTAACTCACTTAATCAAAAAATTACAAGATTTTATATATTTAAAAGATAATGCTCTATGATTTAAAACTAGTTCTTTTAAAAAAGAGGGAGATGAAAAAGATGATGTAATAGTAAAGAGTGATGGTAATCTCTCTTATTTCGGGCAAGACCTAATTTATCACTTATACAAATTAGAATTTTTAGGAACTAATGGAATAATAATTAATACTTTAGCTGAAGATCATAAAGGACATATAGATAGAATGAAAGCATTCTTTTCATCTATAAATGTTCCTGAAAGTTTAGTGAAATATAAAACAACTAAACTTTCTAGATTGATTGTAGATGGCAAGAAAATTGTTTTTTCTAAGAGAGAAAATATTTTTCTCTCTTCCGAAGAATTAAAAGAACATCTATCTAAAGATGAAATTAGGTGATTTTTATGTTCAAGAGATGAAGAAAATGAGTTAGATATAGATCTTTCAAAATTAAACAATAAGGATTACAATAATCCTATTTTTTATATCTTATATGCTTATTCTAGAGCTTTAAAAATTACTGAAAAAATTAATTTTGAGTTAGATGGGGTTGAACTTTCTTTTGAAAAGTTAGATAGTGAAATTGAACAAAGCTTAATTAATTCTATTCTTGCAGTTGAATTTCATTTTCAAAAAGCAATTCAAAACTTAAAAGTACATATTATTTCTAATTATCTTTATTCTCTTGCTAAAAAATTTCATACCTTTTATGAAAGTTTTTCAATAATTAATGATTCAAATAGGGAAACTCAGTTAGCAAGGTTAGCTTTAGTTCAATTAGTTTTGAGAATTTTTAAAGAATTTCTTCCTTTGTTTAGAATTGTTCCAACGGCTTTAGCTTAA